One window of Ardenticatenales bacterium genomic DNA carries:
- a CDS encoding S9 family peptidase — protein sequence MSLIKQIPRLYPLAPQDDIVDDYHGTLVADPYRWLEDPEAAATRAWVAAQNELTLGLLHEVPARARVKARLTRLWDYPKMSTPWRRGGRSFYFKNDGLQNQPVLYWQPDAQAEPKVLLDPNTLRADGTAALTNQVVSRDGALLAYGVSESGSDWQRIRVRRVTTGEDLGDEVRWCKFAGIAWKPDNSGFYYNRYPQPGTVPEAEQHRHNRVYWHQLGTAADADCLVYERPDAPDLAFVPFASEDDAYLLLYVWHGTDTQNRIYYRPMDGEGDFVRLLDDADAMYNFITNIGPIFYFHTDLDAPRGRIIAIDITQPARAHWREILPQQEDVIALVTAVHNHLAVVTMQDAHHILKLYDLDGNFLRQVALPGIGSILQLTGRLHDSDMYLSFTSFLFPTSIFRYDFLTDTLSSVYHPTTDFDAAAYETRQVFCTSKDGTRVPIFVTMKKGLRLDGNNPTILYGYGGFNISVTPAFWVQRTVWLEAGGIFAVANLRGGNEYGEAWHQAGMLDNKQNVFDDFIAAAEYLIAHGYTSSRRLAIHGGSNGGLLVGACMTQRPDLYGAVICAVPVLDMLRYHQFTVGKYWVGEYGSAEADADQFATLYAYSPLHNLRPDVTYPPLLITTADTDDRVVPAHANKFAATIQALHTNDNPALIRIETRAGHGLGKPTAKLIEEEADVYAFLWDIFDME from the coding sequence ATGTCATTGATTAAACAAATCCCCCGACTCTACCCACTCGCCCCTCAAGACGACATCGTAGACGATTATCATGGCACGCTCGTCGCCGACCCCTATCGCTGGCTGGAAGACCCGGAAGCCGCGGCCACGCGCGCCTGGGTCGCGGCGCAAAATGAACTGACCCTGGGCTTGTTGCACGAAGTGCCGGCGCGGGCGCGGGTGAAAGCTCGCCTTACGCGGCTTTGGGACTACCCCAAAATGAGCACGCCCTGGCGGCGCGGTGGCCGCTCCTTTTACTTCAAAAATGATGGGCTGCAAAACCAACCCGTGCTCTATTGGCAGCCGGACGCACAAGCGGAGCCGAAGGTGCTGCTCGACCCCAACACGCTGCGGGCGGATGGCACAGCGGCCCTGACGAATCAGGTGGTTAGTCGGGATGGGGCGTTGCTTGCTTATGGCGTATCCGAAAGCGGCAGCGATTGGCAAAGGATTCGCGTGCGCCGGGTGACGACGGGGGAGGATTTGGGGGATGAGGTGCGGTGGTGCAAATTTGCCGGCATTGCCTGGAAACCAGACAACAGCGGCTTTTACTACAATCGCTATCCCCAACCCGGAACCGTGCCCGAAGCGGAGCAGCACCGGCACAACCGCGTCTACTGGCACCAGTTGGGAACAGCCGCGGACGCCGACTGCCTCGTCTACGAGCGCCCAGACGCCCCCGACCTGGCCTTTGTTCCCTTCGCCAGCGAAGACGACGCCTACCTGCTGCTGTACGTCTGGCACGGCACGGACACGCAAAACCGCATTTACTATCGCCCCATGGACGGCGAAGGGGATTTTGTGCGCCTCCTTGACGATGCCGACGCCATGTACAACTTCATCACCAACATCGGCCCCATCTTCTACTTCCACACCGACCTGGATGCCCCGCGTGGTCGCATCATCGCCATCGACATCACCCAACCCGCACGCGCCCACTGGCGCGAAATCCTGCCGCAGCAAGAAGACGTCATTGCCCTGGTGACTGCCGTTCACAACCATCTGGCCGTCGTCACCATGCAGGACGCCCACCACATCCTCAAACTTTACGACCTGGACGGAAACTTCTTGCGGCAGGTGGCGCTGCCGGGCATTGGCTCCATCCTCCAACTCACCGGGCGGCTGCACGACAGCGACATGTACCTCAGCTTCACCTCCTTCCTCTTTCCCACCAGCATTTTCCGATACGACTTTCTCACGGACACCCTCTCATCGGTTTATCACCCCACCACGGACTTCGACGCCGCCGCCTACGAGACGCGCCAGGTCTTTTGCACCTCCAAAGACGGCACGCGCGTGCCCATTTTCGTCACCATGAAAAAGGGACTTCGTCTGGATGGCAACAATCCGACCATCCTCTATGGCTATGGTGGCTTCAATATCAGCGTCACGCCTGCCTTTTGGGTACAGCGCACCGTCTGGCTAGAGGCGGGCGGCATTTTCGCCGTAGCGAACCTGCGCGGCGGCAACGAGTATGGCGAGGCGTGGCATCAGGCGGGGATGCTGGACAATAAGCAAAATGTGTTCGACGACTTCATTGCCGCCGCCGAGTACCTCATTGCCCATGGCTACACCAGCAGCCGACGGCTGGCGATCCACGGCGGCAGCAACGGCGGGCTGCTGGTGGGGGCGTGCATGACGCAGCGACCCGACCTGTATGGGGCCGTCATTTGCGCCGTGCCCGTGCTGGATATGCTGCGCTACCATCAATTCACCGTGGGGAAATACTGGGTGGGGGAGTATGGCAGCGCGGAGGCGGACGCGGACCAGTTTGCCACGCTGTATGCCTATTCGCCGCTACATAACCTGCGCCCGGACGTGACTTATCCGCCACTGCTGATTACGACGGCGGATACGGATGACCGCGTTGTGCCGGCACACGCCAACAAATTCGCAGCAACCATTCAGGCCCTACACACCAACGACAATCCCGCCCTTATCCGCATCGAAACCCGTGCCGGGCATGGCCTGGGCAAGCCAACAGCCAAGCTGATTGAGGAAGAGGCGGACGTGTACGCCTTCCTCTGGGATATTTTTGATATGGAATGA
- a CDS encoding sigma-70 family RNA polymerase sigma factor, with the protein MQDEHLLLARAQALDPEALTEIHDIYYTPIFRYIAMRVSNREVAEDLASEVFVRLLSALRDHTAPRKTLKGWLYAVASRVVSDYHRKQYRRREVELTESLVGDAVDPAEAADQQLTWENLQEALSDLTPDQQDVLALRFGQGLPIQEVADLVGKSEGAIKQLQARAVAALARKLGHKRGKRAR; encoded by the coding sequence GTGCAAGACGAACATCTTTTGTTGGCCAGAGCACAGGCATTGGACCCTGAAGCCCTGACCGAAATCCACGACATCTACTACACGCCTATCTTCCGCTACATTGCCATGCGCGTGAGCAATCGAGAAGTGGCGGAAGACCTGGCCAGTGAGGTCTTTGTCCGTTTGCTGTCCGCCCTCCGTGACCACACCGCGCCACGGAAGACCTTAAAAGGCTGGCTCTACGCCGTCGCCTCGCGTGTCGTCAGCGATTATCATCGCAAGCAATATCGCCGCCGGGAAGTAGAACTGACGGAGAGTCTCGTCGGCGACGCGGTGGATCCTGCTGAGGCGGCTGATCAACAACTCACGTGGGAAAACTTGCAAGAGGCATTGAGTGACCTGACCCCTGACCAACAGGATGTTTTGGCCTTGCGTTTCGGCCAGGGTCTGCCCATTCAAGAAGTAGCGGACCTGGTTGGCAAAAGCGAAGGCGCAATCAAACAGTTACAGGCAAGAGCCGTAGCCGCGCTGGCGCGCAAGCTGGGACACAAGAGAGGCAAGAGGGCGAGGTAA
- a CDS encoding MarR family transcriptional regulator — translation MSREDQLLDLYNRFQKIHVLLDDGDRRGLQNSDLTTSQYFLLMHLGTKGDGSLTITNLATYLICSRSNATRMVRRLEDQGLVQSERDTKDRRLVLVSLTDKGREKFLEAQELHREAVLRRMSMLSPDTCARLMEMTGEFVSILEKDLQAINGG, via the coding sequence ATGAGTAGAGAAGACCAACTGCTAGACCTCTATAATCGCTTCCAGAAAATCCATGTTTTGCTCGACGATGGCGACCGCCGCGGTTTGCAGAACAGCGATCTGACGACTTCCCAATACTTCTTGCTCATGCACCTGGGGACGAAGGGGGATGGCAGCCTGACCATTACGAATCTGGCGACTTATCTGATTTGCTCACGCAGCAATGCCACGCGCATGGTGCGTCGTCTGGAGGATCAGGGCCTGGTGCAGTCGGAGCGGGATACGAAGGACCGCCGGCTGGTGCTGGTTTCGTTGACGGACAAGGGGCGGGAGAAGTTTCTGGAAGCGCAAGAATTGCACCGCGAGGCGGTGCTGCGGCGTATGAGCATGTTGTCGCCTGACACGTGCGCGCGATTGATGGAGATGACGGGGGAGTTTGTGTCTATACTGGAGAAGGATTTGCAGGCGATTAATGGGGGATAA
- a CDS encoding serine/threonine protein kinase, which produces MLQDDALIGRQLANFRIERILGRGGMGLVYYGWDVKLQRPVAIKVIDARYRGRPRYAQRFLQEARAVATWRHAHITQVYYADDQDGLYYYVMEYVDGLDLDDLLQQYRADGQLMPYEDVMRIGHAIASALDYAHRKGVIHRDVKPSNVMVARDGRILLADFGLAMDVEQGSQGEVFGSPHYVAPEQARRSANAVPQSDLYSLAVILYEMLTGSLPFDDPSPTAVALQHLTLPPPKPRQINPHLSLETEEVLLKALRKAPSDRYRTGVELMDALGKALFGGRVIPPAALEGKPIHQPHADANGRPMSARGERASRSHTTVAERVALHLGASGTMTTTLETQRAHQSRAFRQWLLWRVGGGLLLVALIIVAVVALLRNTQATAVAIVATLETATVMPPSPSPSLSLGESVSLSPPTPMVTAITVVTVTVMSTVVPPTLAPTDTPESVPTVLYADGRELTMFYNGASFYVLNRSDAPVEIGRMAFELLNENGLPTRYRFDGRRWTQFYDYLDAGSCDVLELFDKSSAWLQPLSCGAYNARITPSGQDETIFWIPRAGETMFRVLWNEVEIGRCEIARHQCSLFVPG; this is translated from the coding sequence ATGTTACAAGATGACGCACTCATTGGTCGTCAACTGGCGAACTTTCGCATCGAAAGAATTTTGGGCCGCGGTGGCATGGGACTCGTCTATTACGGGTGGGACGTCAAACTCCAGCGCCCGGTCGCCATCAAAGTGATTGATGCGCGTTATCGCGGACGACCACGTTACGCCCAACGTTTTCTGCAAGAGGCGCGCGCTGTTGCCACGTGGCGACACGCGCACATCACCCAGGTTTATTACGCGGACGATCAGGATGGCCTCTACTACTACGTCATGGAGTACGTTGATGGCCTGGACCTGGATGATTTGTTGCAGCAATACCGCGCCGATGGACAGTTGATGCCCTACGAAGACGTGATGCGCATTGGTCATGCCATCGCCAGCGCGCTTGACTACGCCCACCGCAAGGGCGTGATTCACCGGGACGTGAAACCATCCAACGTGATGGTTGCCCGCGATGGACGTATTCTACTGGCGGATTTTGGCCTGGCGATGGACGTGGAACAGGGATCGCAAGGAGAGGTGTTTGGCTCGCCCCACTACGTCGCGCCGGAGCAGGCTCGCCGTTCGGCCAACGCAGTACCCCAATCTGATCTCTACTCGCTGGCCGTGATCCTCTATGAAATGCTTACCGGATCACTGCCCTTTGATGATCCCTCCCCTACCGCCGTGGCTTTGCAGCATCTGACGTTGCCGCCGCCCAAGCCGCGGCAGATCAACCCGCATTTGAGCCTGGAAACGGAAGAAGTGCTGCTGAAGGCGCTGCGCAAAGCGCCCAGTGATCGCTACCGCACCGGGGTGGAGTTGATGGATGCGCTGGGGAAAGCGCTCTTTGGGGGGCGCGTTATCCCGCCGGCGGCGCTCGAGGGTAAGCCCATTCATCAACCGCACGCTGATGCGAATGGCCGCCCCATGTCCGCGCGCGGCGAACGGGCTTCTCGTTCTCATACCACCGTTGCGGAACGAGTGGCGCTGCACCTGGGGGCCAGCGGAACCATGACGACGACGTTGGAAACGCAGCGGGCGCACCAGTCGCGGGCGTTTCGCCAATGGTTGCTGTGGCGCGTGGGTGGAGGGCTGCTCCTTGTGGCCTTAATTATCGTGGCGGTGGTTGCCTTGTTGCGTAACACGCAAGCCACTGCCGTCGCTATCGTCGCTACTCTGGAAACGGCAACCGTGATGCCGCCATCCCCGTCGCCGTCGCTTTCGTTGGGCGAAAGCGTTAGTCTGTCTCCGCCAACTCCGATGGTTACGGCTATCACGGTCGTCACCGTGACCGTGATGTCCACCGTCGTCCCCCCGACGCTCGCGCCTACCGACACCCCGGAAAGTGTGCCCACCGTTCTCTACGCTGATGGGCGGGAGTTGACGATGTTTTACAATGGGGCCAGTTTCTATGTACTCAATCGCAGTGATGCTCCCGTGGAGATTGGGCGCATGGCCTTTGAGTTGTTGAATGAGAATGGCCTTCCCACCCGGTATCGCTTCGATGGGCGGCGATGGACGCAGTTTTATGATTACCTGGATGCGGGAAGCTGCGATGTGTTGGAGTTGTTTGATAAATCCAGCGCCTGGCTGCAACCGCTCAGTTGTGGCGCGTATAATGCGCGCATCACCCCATCGGGGCAGGATGAAACCATTTTTTGGATACCGCGCGCGGGCGAGACGATGTTCCGTGTTCTTTGGAATGAAGTGGAGATTGGGCGGTGCGAGATTGCCCGGCATCAATGCTCGCTGTTTGTGCCGGGGTGA
- the lgt gene encoding prolipoprotein diacylglyceryl transferase has translation MTRSSRSRPAPYWVAIAVFWLLSTALYVVHLFAGFMPDRVLFRLPLLELDVYWYGFLIMSGIALGSWVVSALARERGEAALREAVPAAVRTQPLTVLDGAEAEDAEAGEKKMPAQIQQHLARYHIRTIGDLLLQWGFDPRALGLNQAGRDEVATRLQRLPGIAPAWLQNPPWRQWNPEHVWSGVLWCTIFAIIGARLYHVLTPSPSMAALGINSPLDYLRNPMQLFNLRNGGLGIYGGIAGGIIGLLIYAHRQRMRALPWADLAGIGVALGQWVGRWGNFFNQELYGRPSNAPWAVTISPAYRLPAYADVSRFHPAFLYESLWNFLAFLVLYTLYRRHSSRLRDGDLTALYLILYAVGRILLEFVRLDSREMTLFGLHLPVATTVSLGIIALMVAWRAWVRRTPRRSTP, from the coding sequence ATGACGCGCTCCTCTCGTTCCCGTCCGGCTCCCTATTGGGTCGCCATTGCCGTTTTCTGGTTGCTGAGTACGGCGTTATATGTGGTTCATCTCTTTGCCGGTTTTATGCCTGACCGCGTGCTGTTCCGCCTGCCGCTTTTGGAACTGGACGTGTACTGGTATGGTTTTTTGATCATGAGTGGGATTGCGCTCGGTTCCTGGGTAGTGAGTGCGCTGGCGCGGGAGCGGGGGGAGGCGGCGCTGCGGGAGGCGGTTCCGGCGGCGGTGCGGACGCAGCCGTTGACGGTGTTGGATGGTGCGGAGGCGGAGGATGCTGAGGCTGGGGAGAAGAAAATGCCGGCACAAATCCAGCAACACCTCGCCCGCTACCACATCAGAACCATCGGCGACCTCCTCCTCCAATGGGGATTCGATCCCCGCGCCCTCGGCCTCAACCAGGCCGGTCGGGACGAAGTTGCCACCCGCCTGCAGCGACTGCCCGGTATCGCACCCGCTTGGCTGCAAAATCCCCCCTGGCGGCAGTGGAACCCGGAACATGTCTGGAGCGGCGTCCTCTGGTGCACCATCTTTGCCATCATCGGCGCGCGCCTCTATCACGTCCTCACGCCATCTCCCAGCATGGCCGCCCTGGGCATCAACTCCCCCCTGGACTACTTGCGCAACCCCATGCAACTCTTTAACCTGCGCAACGGCGGCCTGGGCATCTACGGCGGCATCGCCGGCGGCATCATCGGCCTCCTCATCTATGCCCACCGGCAACGTATGCGCGCGCTTCCTTGGGCGGATCTTGCCGGCATTGGCGTCGCGCTGGGGCAGTGGGTCGGGCGCTGGGGCAACTTCTTCAACCAGGAACTGTATGGACGGCCATCGAACGCACCGTGGGCCGTCACCATCTCCCCCGCCTATCGCCTGCCCGCCTACGCCGACGTGTCCCGCTTCCATCCGGCGTTTCTCTACGAATCCCTCTGGAATTTCCTCGCCTTCCTCGTCCTGTACACCCTCTATCGCCGCCACTCGTCCCGCCTGCGCGATGGGGACCTGACCGCGCTCTACCTCATTTTGTATGCCGTGGGGCGCATTCTGCTGGAATTTGTGCGCCTGGACAGCCGCGAAATGACTTTGTTCGGCCTCCACCTGCCCGTTGCCACCACCGTATCCCTCGGCATCATCGCCCTCATGGTCGCCTGGCGCGCCTGGGTTCGTCGCACCCCGCGCCGGTCCACGCCCTGA